GGCCGCGCCGCGGGTGGGGTTCAGCCCGACGACGGTCGCCCCGGCCAGCGCCGCCCCGCCGAGCCAGAACACGAAATCGGCGACGTTGTCCAGCAGCACCCCGATGTGGAACGGGCCGTCGCGACGCAGCTGCGCGGCCAGCGCCGCGCGGGCCGCCGATTCGGTGAGCACCGCGTCCCAGCTCCAGTCCTGCTCGCGGGTGCGCAGCCCCGGGTGGCGGTCCCCGGCCCGGTCCAACAGCAGGGTCGCGATGTCGGTGCGCATCGGGGGCAGGCTATCGCCTGCCCCGCCGACACGCATGAGCTCGGGCCCACCCGCGGCGAGCGGCGCGGCAAACGCGGTTAAGCTCGACGGTTATGACGAGCGCAACCGACTCCGCCGCCGGTGCAGCCGACTCCCCCGTCGAACCTGCGGCCGAGCACGAGATCGACATCCACACCACCGCCGGCAAGCTGGCCGACCTCAAGCGGCGCACCGAGGAGACCCGGCACCCGGTCGGCGAGGCCGCCGTGGAAAAGGTGCACGCCAAGGGCAAGCTGACCGCCCGCGAGCGGATCCTGGCGCTGCTCGATGAGGACTCGTTCGTCGAACTCGACGCGTTGGCGCGCCACCGCAGCACCAACTTCGGGATGGGCGACAAACGCCCGCTCGGCGACGGTGTGGTGACCGGCTACGGCACCATCGACGGCCGCGAGGTCTGCGTCTTCAGCCAGGACGCCACCGTGTTCGGCGGCAGCCTCGGGGAGGTCTACGGCGAGAAGATCGTCAAGGTGCAGAAACTGGCGATCAAGACCGGCCGCCCCCTGATCGGCATCAACGACGGCGCCGGGGCCCGCATCCAGGAGGGTGTGGTCTCGCTGGGCCTCTACAGCCAGATCTTCCACAACAACATCCTCGCCTCGGGGGTGATCCCGCAGATCTCGCTGATCATGGGCGCCGCCGCCGGCGGGCACGTCTACTCCCCCGCGCTGACCGACTTCGTCGTGATGGTCGACCAGACCAGCCAGATGTTCATCACCGGCCCCGACGTCATCAAGACCGTCACCGGCGAGGACGTCACCATGGAGGAGCTCGGCGGGGCCCACACCCACATGGCCAAGTCCGGCACCGCCCACTACGTGGCCTCCGGGGAGCAGGACGCCTTCGACTACGTGCGCGACCTGCTGTCCTACCTGCCGCCGAACAACTACGCCGACCCGCCGCGCTACGCCGAACCGGTCGCCGAGGGCTCCATCGAGGAGACCCTCACCCCCGAGGACATCGAGCTGGACACGATGATCCCCGACTCGCCCAACCAGCCCTACGACATGCACGAGGTCATCACCCGGCTGCTCGACGACGACGAGTTCCTCGAGGTGCAGTCCGGCTACGCCGGCAACATCGTCGTCGGGTTCGGCCGCATCGAGGGCCGCAGCGTCGGGATCGTCGCCAACCAGCCGACCCAGTTCGCCGGCTGTCTGGACATCAACGCCTCGGAGAAGGCGGCCCGGTTCGTGCGCACCTGCGACTGCTTCAACATCCCGATCGTGATGCTGGTGGACGTGCCCGGCTTTTTGCCCGGCACCGATCAGGAGTACAACGGCATCATCCGCCGGGGAGCCAAACTGCTCTACGCCTACGGCGAGGCCACCGTCGCCAAGATCACCGTGATCACCCGCAAGGCCTACGGGGGCGCCTACTGCGTTATGGGATCCAAGGAGATGGGCGCCGACGTCAACGTCGCCTGGCCGACCGCCCAGATCGCGGTGATGGGCGCCTCCGGCGCGGTCGGGTTCGTCTACCGCTCGAAGCTCGCCGAGGCGGCCAAGGCCGGCGAGGACGTCGACGCGCTGCGCCTGGAGCTGCAGCAGGAGTACGAGGACACGCTGGTCAACCCGTACGTGGCGGCCGAGCGCGGCTACGTCGACGCGGTGATCCCGCCGTCGCACACCCGCGGGTACGTGGCCAACTCGCTGCGGCTGCTGGAACGCAAGATCGTGCAGCTGCCGCCGAAGAAGCATGGGAACATTCCGCTGTGAGCACCGAGCAGACCAGCACCCCCCAGGGCGCCGAGACACCCACCGCCGCGCCGTTCGTCCAGGTGCTGCGCGGCCAGCCGTCCACCGAGGACCTGGCCGCTCTGGTGGCGGTCTTCGCCGGCGCCGCCGGCGGGGGCGGCGAGCCGGCCGCCGCGCCGCGCAACCTGTGGGGCCACCCGGCGGACAAGCTGCGCTATTCGATCTTCAGCTGGCAGCGGGTGACCCTGCTGGAGCGCGTCCACCTGCGGCGGTGACCCGCCTGGTTCTCGGCTCCGCCTCGGCGGGCCGACTCGCGGTGCTGCGCTCCGCCGGCGCCGACCCGGTGGTGGTCGTCTCCGGGGTCGACGAGGACGCGATCATCGCCGCGCTGGGGGGTGACGCCCCTGAGCGGCTGGTCGCCGAGCTGGCCACCGCCAAGGCGCACGCCGTGGCCGAGAACCTGCCCGACGAGGTGGCCGCCGACGCGGTGGTGATCGGGTGCGATTCGATGCTGCAGATCGGCGACCGGCTCTGCGGCAAGCCCGGCAGCTCCGAGGCGGCGCTGCAGCAGTGGCGGTTGATGGCCGGGCGGGCCGGCCACCTGCACACCGGACACTGTGTGCTGCGCGTGAACGACGGATCGGTGACCGCCGGTGAATCCGAAACACGCTCCACCACGGTGCATTTCGCCAATCCCGCGCCCACCGACCTCAACGCCTACATCGACAGCGGCGAACCCGTCGGGGTGGCCGGCGGCTTCACCCTCGACGGGCGGGGCGGCTGGTTCATCGACCGCATCGAGGGGGATCCGTCCAATGTCATCGGGGTGAGCCTGCCGTTGCTGCGCACGCTACTGGCCCGCCTGGGCTTGCCGATCGCTCCGCTGTGGAGGTGACCCCTCCCCCAGGGGCCCGCTAATCGGCGCACGCGCACACGTGGGGCGGGCCACCCAGCCCCGGGCCCTGCCGCCCCGCCCCCGGGCCCTGCCACCCAGCCCCGAAACTCACGTTTGCGTGCGGTTTTCGGCAAAATCCGCACGCAAACGTGCGGCTGGATGACTGGCGGGGCACCCCATGACCGCGGGGCACCCCAGGACCACCCCCGCACACGCCAACATGCGGCTCGGCGTCGGCGCGACGGCCCCGCGACGCCCGCAACCGGACCGTGACCTGATCGCAATCCAGCCGAGGCGCGGCACACCGGGCCGCCTCCCCCCGATCGACTGTGACCAACGCCACACTGGCCTGCATGCCAGTCGAAGAAACCATGTGGGACATCCAGGTGCCGCGGGACATCGACCGCTACGACACCGAGCGCCTCCGATCCGCCCTGTCCGACGTCGTCCGACGCCGCCTCGCGGCGGGCAAACAACTGCTGCGCGTGGTCAGTTGGAGCGCCAACGGCGCCGCGCTGTTCGGCCCCACCCGGGGAACACGCCGGTTCGCGGTGGCCTACGAGGTGGCTCTGGGGGCGTGACCGCCGCCGCGGGACACCCGGTATTTCGCGGAATCCCGCCCTCCGCCGCCGACGTTGCGCGGTCACCGTTCCGGCCAGCCGACGCTCCCCACCGGTGGCCACCCCGCCGCCCGCGGGCCCGACATTAAAAGCATCAGGATCCGCACCAGCACCGGCGCTGCGGCGAAAACCGCAGTGGCGGTAGGCTCGGGGACGTGCCAGTACCAACAGACCCCAGCCCCGCCCTGCAGTCCTACGCCCACCCGGAACGGTTGGTGACCGCCGATTGGCTCTCGGCCCATCTGAACCAGCCCGGCCTGGTGGTCGTCGAATCCGACGAGGACGTGCTGCTCTACGACGTCGGCCACATTCCCGGTGCCGTGAAAATCGACTGGGTGACCGACCTCAACACCCACCCGGTGCGCGACTACCTCAGCGGTGCGGAGTTCGCCGACCTGATGAACCGCAAGGGCATCAGCCGCGACGACACGGTGGTCATCTACGGCGACAAGAGCAACTGGTGGGCCGCCTACGCGCTGTGGGTGTTCACGCTGTTCGGCCACCCCGATGTGCGCCTGCTCAACGGGGGTCGCGACCTGTGGCTCGCCGAGGGTCGCGAGACCACCTTGGACGTGCCGACGAAAACCGGCGCCGACTACCCGGTCGTGGAACGCGACGACGCCCCGATCCGCGCCTACAAGGACGACGTGCTGGAGATCCTCGGTCGCCAGCCGCTGATCGACGTGCGTTCGCCGCAGGAGTACACCGGTGAACGCACCCACATGCCGGACTACCCCGAGGAGGGGGTGCTGCGCGGCGGCCACATCCCCACCGCGATGTCGATCCCGTGGAGCAAGGCGGTCACCGACACCGGCGAGTTCCGCAGCCGCGAAGAACTCGAGGAGCTCTACGGCTTCCTGTCCCCCGACGACAAGCCGGTCGCCTACTGCCGCATCGGGGAGCGGTCCAGCCACACCTGGTTCGTGCTGACCTACCTGCTGGGCAAGCAGGGGGTCCGCAACTACGACGGGTCCTGGACCGAGTGGGGCAACACGGTGCGGGTGCCCATCGTCGCCGGCGACCAGCCCGGGGAACTGCCGAACCGATGAGTCTGCCCGCGCCGCTGGCGGAGGTCGTATCGGACTTCGCCGAGGTCGAGGGCCAGGACAAGCTGGCACTGCTGCTGGAGTTCGCCGAGGAGCTGCCGCCGATCCCCGCCGAGCTGGAAGAGGCGGCGATGGAGCCGGTGCCCGAATGCCAGACGCCGCTCTTCCTCGACGTCGACACCAGCGACCCCGCGGCGGTGCGGCTGTATTTCTCCGCGCCGCCGGAGTCGCCCACCACCCGCGGGTTCGCGGCGATCCTGGCCGCCGGCCTCGACCGGCAGCCGGCCGCCGACATCCTGGCGGTCCCCAACGATTTCTACACCGCACTGGGTTTGGCCGAGTTGATCAGCCCGCTGCGGGTGCGTGGCATGTCGGCGATGCTGACCCGCATCAAACGCCGGCTGCGCAGCGCGTGAGGCGAGTCGCACCACCCCGGCGGGGATGCGCGTCGCCGCGGCGACGCGACTGCAGCCGCGGGTTCGACACCCTTTAGACTGCCTCGTCGGATACATTCTTTAAAGACTTCTCTTAGAGACTTGTTTAGCGACCACGCCCGAGTAGGAGGCCAAGTGCCCAGTCACGCCAGCTCACGGATCCAGAAGGTGCTCGTCGCCAACCGCGGGGAGATCGCGGTGCGAGTGATCCGGGCGGCCCGGGACGCGGGCCTGCCCAGCGTGGCGGTCTACGCCGAGCCGGACGCCGACGCGCCGCACGTGCGGCTGGCCGACGAGGCGTTCGCCCTCGGCGGCCAGACCTCGGCGGAGTCCTACCTGGTGTTCGAGAAGCTCCTGGAGGCCGCCGAGAAATCCGGCGCCAACGCGATCCACCCCGGCTACGGTTTCCTCTCCGAGAACGCCGACTTCGCCGAGGCGGTGATCGACGCCGGGCTGATCTGGATCGGGCCGAGCCCGCAGTCGATCCGCGACCTCGGCGACAAGGTCACCGCACGCCACATCGCCGCGCGCGCCAAGGCGCCGCTGGTTCCCGGCACGGCCGACCCGGTCAAGGACGCCGACGAGGTGGTGGCGTTCGCCCAGGAGCACGGCGTCCCGGTCGCGATCAAGGCGGCGTTCGGCGGCGGGGGCCGCGGCATGAAGGTCGCCCGCACCATCGAGGAGATCCCCGAGCTGTTCGAGTCGGCCACCCGCGAGGCGGTGGCCGCGTTCGGCCGCGGCGAGTGCTTTGTGGAGCGCTACCTGGACAAGCCGCGTCACGTCGAGGCCCAGGTGGTGGCCGACCAGCACGGCAACGTCGTCGTGGCCGGCACCCGCGACTGCTCGCTGCAGCGCCGGTTCCAGAAGCTGGTCGAAGAAGCCCCGGCGCCCTTTTTGACCGATGCGCAGCGCAAGGAGATCCACGAGTCGGCCAAGCGGATCTGCAAGGAGGCCGGCTACTACGGCGCCGGCACCGTGGAGTACCTGGTCGGCCAGGACGGGTTGATCTCGTTTTTGGAGGTCAACACCCGCCTGCAGGTCGAGCACCCGGTCACCGAGGAGACCTCCGGCATCGACCTGGTGCGCGAGCAGTTCCGCATCGCCAACGGCGAGAAGCTCGACCTCACCGAGGATCCGGAGCCGCGCGGGCACTCGTTCGAGTTCCGCATCAACGGTGAGGACGCCGGCCGCGGCTTCCTGCCCGCGCCCGGTCCGGTCACCCGGTTCGACCCGCCCACCGGTCCCGGCATCCGGATGGACTCGGGGGTGGAGACCGGGTCGGTGATCGGCGGGCAGTTCGACTCGATGCTGGCGAAGCTGATCGTCACCGGCGCCACCCGCACCGAGGCCTTGCAACGCGCCCGTCGAGCCCTCGACGAGTTCCACGTCGAGGGCCTGGCCACGGTGATCCCGTTCGACCGTGCCGTGGTGCGCGACCCGGCGTTCGTCGGCGACGAGAACGGCTTCTCGGTGCACACCCGCTGGATCGAGACCGAGTGGGACAACACCGTGGAGCCGTTCGCCGGCGCGGAGGGCCTCGGTGAGGACGAGGCGCT
This sequence is a window from Mycolicibacillus parakoreensis. Protein-coding genes within it:
- a CDS encoding acyl-CoA carboxylase subunit epsilon; this encodes MSTEQTSTPQGAETPTAAPFVQVLRGQPSTEDLAALVAVFAGAAGGGGEPAAAPRNLWGHPADKLRYSIFSWQRVTLLERVHLRR
- a CDS encoding Maf family protein, which encodes MTRLVLGSASAGRLAVLRSAGADPVVVVSGVDEDAIIAALGGDAPERLVAELATAKAHAVAENLPDEVAADAVVIGCDSMLQIGDRLCGKPGSSEAALQQWRLMAGRAGHLHTGHCVLRVNDGSVTAGESETRSTTVHFANPAPTDLNAYIDSGEPVGVAGGFTLDGRGGWFIDRIEGDPSNVIGVSLPLLRTLLARLGLPIAPLWR
- a CDS encoding sulfurtransferase; the encoded protein is MPVPTDPSPALQSYAHPERLVTADWLSAHLNQPGLVVVESDEDVLLYDVGHIPGAVKIDWVTDLNTHPVRDYLSGAEFADLMNRKGISRDDTVVIYGDKSNWWAAYALWVFTLFGHPDVRLLNGGRDLWLAEGRETTLDVPTKTGADYPVVERDDAPIRAYKDDVLEILGRQPLIDVRSPQEYTGERTHMPDYPEEGVLRGGHIPTAMSIPWSKAVTDTGEFRSREELEELYGFLSPDDKPVAYCRIGERSSHTWFVLTYLLGKQGVRNYDGSWTEWGNTVRVPIVAGDQPGELPNR
- a CDS encoding acetyl/propionyl/methylcrotonyl-CoA carboxylase subunit alpha; protein product: MPSHASSRIQKVLVANRGEIAVRVIRAARDAGLPSVAVYAEPDADAPHVRLADEAFALGGQTSAESYLVFEKLLEAAEKSGANAIHPGYGFLSENADFAEAVIDAGLIWIGPSPQSIRDLGDKVTARHIAARAKAPLVPGTADPVKDADEVVAFAQEHGVPVAIKAAFGGGGRGMKVARTIEEIPELFESATREAVAAFGRGECFVERYLDKPRHVEAQVVADQHGNVVVAGTRDCSLQRRFQKLVEEAPAPFLTDAQRKEIHESAKRICKEAGYYGAGTVEYLVGQDGLISFLEVNTRLQVEHPVTEETSGIDLVREQFRIANGEKLDLTEDPEPRGHSFEFRINGEDAGRGFLPAPGPVTRFDPPTGPGIRMDSGVETGSVIGGQFDSMLAKLIVTGATRTEALQRARRALDEFHVEGLATVIPFDRAVVRDPAFVGDENGFSVHTRWIETEWDNTVEPFAGAEGLGEDEALPRQKVVVEVGGRRLEVSLPGDLAVGNGGGAGGAIRKKPKARKRSAGGGAAASGDAVTAPMQGTVVKVAVEEGQQIAAGDLVVVLEAMKMENPVTAHKDGVVTGLAVEAGAAITQGTVLAEIK
- a CDS encoding SufE family protein translates to MSLPAPLAEVVSDFAEVEGQDKLALLLEFAEELPPIPAELEEAAMEPVPECQTPLFLDVDTSDPAAVRLYFSAPPESPTTRGFAAILAAGLDRQPAADILAVPNDFYTALGLAELISPLRVRGMSAMLTRIKRRLRSA
- a CDS encoding acyl-CoA carboxylase subunit beta — protein: MTSATDSAAGAADSPVEPAAEHEIDIHTTAGKLADLKRRTEETRHPVGEAAVEKVHAKGKLTARERILALLDEDSFVELDALARHRSTNFGMGDKRPLGDGVVTGYGTIDGREVCVFSQDATVFGGSLGEVYGEKIVKVQKLAIKTGRPLIGINDGAGARIQEGVVSLGLYSQIFHNNILASGVIPQISLIMGAAAGGHVYSPALTDFVVMVDQTSQMFITGPDVIKTVTGEDVTMEELGGAHTHMAKSGTAHYVASGEQDAFDYVRDLLSYLPPNNYADPPRYAEPVAEGSIEETLTPEDIELDTMIPDSPNQPYDMHEVITRLLDDDEFLEVQSGYAGNIVVGFGRIEGRSVGIVANQPTQFAGCLDINASEKAARFVRTCDCFNIPIVMLVDVPGFLPGTDQEYNGIIRRGAKLLYAYGEATVAKITVITRKAYGGAYCVMGSKEMGADVNVAWPTAQIAVMGASGAVGFVYRSKLAEAAKAGEDVDALRLELQQEYEDTLVNPYVAAERGYVDAVIPPSHTRGYVANSLRLLERKIVQLPPKKHGNIPL